From the Musa acuminata AAA Group cultivar baxijiao chromosome BXJ3-7, Cavendish_Baxijiao_AAA, whole genome shotgun sequence genome, one window contains:
- the LOC135642555 gene encoding uncharacterized protein LOC135642555 isoform X1 produces MEVDREEKEGFGVLVKQGAEARVFESNFVGRRSIIKERFSKKYRHPLLDSKLTLKRLNAEARCMTKARRLGVPTPALYGVDPLLHTLTFEYVDGLSVKEILLDFGSNGVNEERLDDIATQIGNAVGKLHDGGLIHGDLTTSNMIIKRDNNRLVLIDFGLSFTSTLPEDKAVDLYVLERALLSMHSSCGNVMDKILSAYRKSSKQWSSTMNKLAQVRQRGRKRTMVG; encoded by the exons ATGGAGGTCGATagagaagaaaaagagggttTTGGTGTATTGGTGAAACAGGGAGCTGAAGCT AGGGTGTTCGAGTCGAATTTTGTGGGGCGTAGGTCAATCATCAAGGAACGTTTCTCCAAGAAATATCGGCATCCACTACTGGACTCGAAACTGACACTAAAACGCTTGAATGCA GAAGCTCGCTGCATGACAAAAGCTAGACGACTTGGTGTTCCCACACCAGCACTCTATGGTGTCGACCCGTTGTTGCATACTCTGACATTTGAATACGTGGATGGGCTCTCTGTGAAAGAGATACTCTTAGATTTTGGTTCAAATGGTGTTAATGAAGAAAGATTGGATGATATTGCCACACAGATAGGCAATGCAGTGGGCAAACTGCATGATGGGGGTCTTATCCATGGTGACTTGACTACTTCAAACATGATTATTAAGAGAGATAACAACCGATTG GTCCTTATTGATTTTGGTCTGAGTTTCACATCAACTCTTCCCGAGGATAAAGCAGTTGACCTATACGTGCTAGAGAGAGCTTTGTTATCCATGCATTCATCATGTGGGAATGTG ATGGATAAAATACTCTCAGCATATAGGAAGTCTTCTAAACAATGGTCATCCACAATGAACAAGCTAGCACAAG TGAGACAGCGAGGTCGAAAGCGTACGATGGTAGGATGA
- the LOC135642555 gene encoding uncharacterized protein LOC135642555 isoform X2: MEVDREEKEGFGVLVKQGAEARVFESNFVGRRSIIKERFSKKYRHPLLDSKLTLKRLNEARCMTKARRLGVPTPALYGVDPLLHTLTFEYVDGLSVKEILLDFGSNGVNEERLDDIATQIGNAVGKLHDGGLIHGDLTTSNMIIKRDNNRLVLIDFGLSFTSTLPEDKAVDLYVLERALLSMHSSCGNVMDKILSAYRKSSKQWSSTMNKLAQVRQRGRKRTMVG, encoded by the exons ATGGAGGTCGATagagaagaaaaagagggttTTGGTGTATTGGTGAAACAGGGAGCTGAAGCT AGGGTGTTCGAGTCGAATTTTGTGGGGCGTAGGTCAATCATCAAGGAACGTTTCTCCAAGAAATATCGGCATCCACTACTGGACTCGAAACTGACACTAAAACGCTTGAAT GAAGCTCGCTGCATGACAAAAGCTAGACGACTTGGTGTTCCCACACCAGCACTCTATGGTGTCGACCCGTTGTTGCATACTCTGACATTTGAATACGTGGATGGGCTCTCTGTGAAAGAGATACTCTTAGATTTTGGTTCAAATGGTGTTAATGAAGAAAGATTGGATGATATTGCCACACAGATAGGCAATGCAGTGGGCAAACTGCATGATGGGGGTCTTATCCATGGTGACTTGACTACTTCAAACATGATTATTAAGAGAGATAACAACCGATTG GTCCTTATTGATTTTGGTCTGAGTTTCACATCAACTCTTCCCGAGGATAAAGCAGTTGACCTATACGTGCTAGAGAGAGCTTTGTTATCCATGCATTCATCATGTGGGAATGTG ATGGATAAAATACTCTCAGCATATAGGAAGTCTTCTAAACAATGGTCATCCACAATGAACAAGCTAGCACAAG TGAGACAGCGAGGTCGAAAGCGTACGATGGTAGGATGA
- the LOC135642087 gene encoding ATP-dependent RNA helicase SUV3, mitochondrial-like isoform X2 gives MSCSFLRWRLSSSTPPKLRDSMSCSIFLKLDFQLRLHAFSGLRCLSSFQSSGKFDLTDLTHPHTWYPLARRKKRNIFLHVGPTNSGKTHNALKRLESSSSGVYCGPLRLLAWEVAQRLNKANVPCNLITGQEREDIDGARHSSVTVEMADVTSEYQCAVVDEIQMVGCRTRGFSFTRALLGISADELHLCGDPAAVPLVQRIIEVTGDVIKVQYYERLSPLTPLKFPLGSFSNIRNGDCIVTFSRREIYKLKKVESGGKHLCSVVYGSLPPETRTKQAKMFNDESSKFDILVASDAIGMGLNLNISRIIFSTLKKFDGQYTRELTVPEIKQIAGRAGRYGSNFSSGEVTCIDAEDLPLLHSSLESSSPLLERAGLFPTFDLLSLYSRLHSRMGFHGILEQFLEKAKLSPDYFIADCEEMLKVAAVVDELPLGLYDKYLFCISPVDMNDDIAAQGLTQFAENYAKKGVVRLREIFTPGTLEVPKSHNALKELESVHKVLDLYVWLSFRMEDSFPDREVASSQKAICSLLIEEFLERLGWQRQAKGNYQHNSLLLQQRIQSSMLHKYFPQIKVEST, from the exons ATGTCTTGCTCCTTTCTTCGCTGGCGACTCTCCTCTTCAACTCCGCCCAAATTACGAG ATAGCATGTCTTGCTCTATTTTCCTGAAGTTGGATTTCCAATTACGTTTACATGCTTTTTCTGGTTTGAGGTGTTTGAGCAGTTTCCAGAGCTCAGGGAAGTTTGACTTGACTGACTTGAC TCATCCTCATACATGGTATCCGCTTGCTCGGAGAAAGAAACGGAATATATTTTTGCACGTTGGACCTACAAATAGTGGGAAAACTCATAATGCTCTCAAGCGTTTAGAATCAAGCTCCTCAG GAGTATATTGTGGACCTCTAAGGTTATTGGCATGGGAGGTGGCACAAAggttaaacaaagcaaatgttcctTGTAATCTGATTACTGGACAAGAAAGAGAGGACATTGATGGTGCTAGGCACAGCTCAGTAACTGTTGAAATGGCTGATGTAACCAGTGAATATCAGTGTGCTGTTGTTGATGAAATCCAG ATGGTGGGGTGTAGAACAAGGGGATTTTCATTTACGCGTGCACTATTAGGGATTTCTGCTGATGAACTTCATCTCTGTGGAGATCCTGCAGCAGTTCCTCTTGTTCAAAGAATAATTGAAGTGACTGGCGATGTGATAAAG GTTCAATATTATGAGAGGTTGTCTCCACTGACTCCTTTGAAATTTCCGCTTGGTTCTTTCTCCAACATCAGAAATGGTGATTGTATTGTGACTTTCTCACGACGCGAGATATATAAGCTAAAG AAAGTAGAGTCTGGAGGGAAACATCTCTGTTCTGTAGTCTATGGCTCACTGCCACCAGAGACTAGAACAAAACAG GCAAAGATGTTCAATGATGAAAGCAGCAAGTTTGACATTCTTGTAGCGAGTGATGCCATTGGAATGGGTCTCAATCTCAACATATCTAGGATCATCTTTTCAACTCTGAAGAAGTTTGATGGTCAATATACCCGAGAACTCACAGTCCCAGAAATCAAGCAGATTGCAG GGAGGGCTGGAAGGTATGGTTCAAATTTTTCTAGTGGTGAAGTGACCTGCATCGATGCTGAAGATTTACCTTTGCTCCATTCATCTTTGgaatcttcttctcctcttttagaG CGTGCTGGACTGTTTCCAACATTTGATCTTTTGTCTTTATACTCACGGTTACATTCAAGGATGGGCTTCCATGGCATACTG GAACAATTCTTAGAGAAGGCAAAACTTTCTCCAGATTACTTCATTGCTGACTGCGAGGAAATGCTA AAAGTTGCAGCTGTTGTTGATGAGTTGCCCCTTGGACTTTATGACAAGTATCTATTCTGCATCAG TCCTGTTGACATGAATGATGATATTGCAGCCCAGGGTTTAACACAG TTTGCAGAAAATTATGCAAAGAAGGGTGTTGTTCGCCTCAGAGAGATATTTACACCCGGAACGCTCGAGGTACCAAAATCACACAATGCTCTGAAGGAACTTGAATCCGTTCACAAG GTGCTGGATTTGTATGTTTGGTTGAGTTTCCGAATGGAAGATTCATTTCCAGACCGTGAAGTGGCTTCCTCCCAGAAGGCAATCTGTAGCTT GTTAATTGAAGAGTTTCTGGAGAGACTTGGATGGCAGCGGCAAGCAAAGGGAAATTATCAGCATAACTCACTTCTTCTGCAACAAAGGATCCAGTCTTCCATGCT GCATAAATACTTCCCACAAATCAAAGTGGAGTCTACATGA
- the LOC135642087 gene encoding ATP-dependent RNA helicase SUV3, mitochondrial-like isoform X1, with amino-acid sequence MSCSFLRWRLSSSTPPKLRDSMSCSIFLKLDFQLRLHAFSGLRCLSSFQSSGKFDLTDLTHPHTWYPLARRKKRNIFLHVGPTNSGKTHNALKRLESSSSGVYCGPLRLLAWEVAQRLNKANVPCNLITGQEREDIDGARHSSVTVEMADVTSEYQCAVVDEIQMVGCRTRGFSFTRALLGISADELHLCGDPAAVPLVQRIIEVTGDVIKVQYYERLSPLTPLKFPLGSFSNIRNGDCIVTFSRREIYKLKKKVESGGKHLCSVVYGSLPPETRTKQAKMFNDESSKFDILVASDAIGMGLNLNISRIIFSTLKKFDGQYTRELTVPEIKQIAGRAGRYGSNFSSGEVTCIDAEDLPLLHSSLESSSPLLERAGLFPTFDLLSLYSRLHSRMGFHGILEQFLEKAKLSPDYFIADCEEMLKVAAVVDELPLGLYDKYLFCISPVDMNDDIAAQGLTQFAENYAKKGVVRLREIFTPGTLEVPKSHNALKELESVHKVLDLYVWLSFRMEDSFPDREVASSQKAICSLLIEEFLERLGWQRQAKGNYQHNSLLLQQRIQSSMLHKYFPQIKVEST; translated from the exons ATGTCTTGCTCCTTTCTTCGCTGGCGACTCTCCTCTTCAACTCCGCCCAAATTACGAG ATAGCATGTCTTGCTCTATTTTCCTGAAGTTGGATTTCCAATTACGTTTACATGCTTTTTCTGGTTTGAGGTGTTTGAGCAGTTTCCAGAGCTCAGGGAAGTTTGACTTGACTGACTTGAC TCATCCTCATACATGGTATCCGCTTGCTCGGAGAAAGAAACGGAATATATTTTTGCACGTTGGACCTACAAATAGTGGGAAAACTCATAATGCTCTCAAGCGTTTAGAATCAAGCTCCTCAG GAGTATATTGTGGACCTCTAAGGTTATTGGCATGGGAGGTGGCACAAAggttaaacaaagcaaatgttcctTGTAATCTGATTACTGGACAAGAAAGAGAGGACATTGATGGTGCTAGGCACAGCTCAGTAACTGTTGAAATGGCTGATGTAACCAGTGAATATCAGTGTGCTGTTGTTGATGAAATCCAG ATGGTGGGGTGTAGAACAAGGGGATTTTCATTTACGCGTGCACTATTAGGGATTTCTGCTGATGAACTTCATCTCTGTGGAGATCCTGCAGCAGTTCCTCTTGTTCAAAGAATAATTGAAGTGACTGGCGATGTGATAAAG GTTCAATATTATGAGAGGTTGTCTCCACTGACTCCTTTGAAATTTCCGCTTGGTTCTTTCTCCAACATCAGAAATGGTGATTGTATTGTGACTTTCTCACGACGCGAGATATATAAGCTAAAG AAGAAAGTAGAGTCTGGAGGGAAACATCTCTGTTCTGTAGTCTATGGCTCACTGCCACCAGAGACTAGAACAAAACAG GCAAAGATGTTCAATGATGAAAGCAGCAAGTTTGACATTCTTGTAGCGAGTGATGCCATTGGAATGGGTCTCAATCTCAACATATCTAGGATCATCTTTTCAACTCTGAAGAAGTTTGATGGTCAATATACCCGAGAACTCACAGTCCCAGAAATCAAGCAGATTGCAG GGAGGGCTGGAAGGTATGGTTCAAATTTTTCTAGTGGTGAAGTGACCTGCATCGATGCTGAAGATTTACCTTTGCTCCATTCATCTTTGgaatcttcttctcctcttttagaG CGTGCTGGACTGTTTCCAACATTTGATCTTTTGTCTTTATACTCACGGTTACATTCAAGGATGGGCTTCCATGGCATACTG GAACAATTCTTAGAGAAGGCAAAACTTTCTCCAGATTACTTCATTGCTGACTGCGAGGAAATGCTA AAAGTTGCAGCTGTTGTTGATGAGTTGCCCCTTGGACTTTATGACAAGTATCTATTCTGCATCAG TCCTGTTGACATGAATGATGATATTGCAGCCCAGGGTTTAACACAG TTTGCAGAAAATTATGCAAAGAAGGGTGTTGTTCGCCTCAGAGAGATATTTACACCCGGAACGCTCGAGGTACCAAAATCACACAATGCTCTGAAGGAACTTGAATCCGTTCACAAG GTGCTGGATTTGTATGTTTGGTTGAGTTTCCGAATGGAAGATTCATTTCCAGACCGTGAAGTGGCTTCCTCCCAGAAGGCAATCTGTAGCTT GTTAATTGAAGAGTTTCTGGAGAGACTTGGATGGCAGCGGCAAGCAAAGGGAAATTATCAGCATAACTCACTTCTTCTGCAACAAAGGATCCAGTCTTCCATGCT GCATAAATACTTCCCACAAATCAAAGTGGAGTCTACATGA
- the LOC135580792 gene encoding type IV inositol polyphosphate 5-phosphatase 7-like isoform X1 gives MRDWGSKKNKKLSWSKSLVRRWFNIKSKAQDFHSDNVFGQGADDEWNTFPVRETCKVGKSKAERPYKESTDQAHRGKFVLDAAEVTETLEYRIFVATWNVGGKSPPSNLNLEDWLRASPLADIYVLGFQEIVPLNAGNVLGTEDNGPAKKWVSLIRKALNNLLDASSNGGYQTHSLVSNPVVEQNDHIGCSSTGQRNSSFFHRHSFQSWGLSMRMDEDIMAPQVRLDHRYSVCDQVIFGSRQSDYDPSYRLNGFYDDEYMNGDSPGAVVFSPTSHGHAASSTEERDGSTGHSRYCLLASKQMVGIFLTVWVKREIRDSIRNLKVSCVGRGLMGYLGNKGSISISLSFHQTSFCFICSHLTSGQKEGDELRRNSDVMEILRKTRFPPVHGDEKSPETILEHDRIIWLGDLNYRIALSHRSAKALVEMRNWNALLEKDQLRLEQRCGGVFEGWNEGRIYFPPTYKYSNNSDQYSGDVMNQKEKCRTPAWCDRILWYGRGLNQLSYFRGESRFSDHRPVSSIFTVEVESIKHNQI, from the exons ATGAGAGATTGGGGTTCAAAGAAAAACAAG AAGCTTTCATGGTCTAAGTCCCTGGTCAGGAGATGGTTCAACATCAAGAGTAAAGCTCAGGACTtccattcggacaatgtttttgGTCAAG GAGCTGATGACGAATGGAATACCTTCCCAGTGagggaaacatgcaaagttgggaaAAGCAAAGCAG AGAGACCGTACAAAGAGAGCACTGATCAAGCTCACAGAGGAAAGTTTGTTCTTGATGCAGCTGAAGTCACTGAGACCCTGGAGTACAG GATTTTTGTTGCCACATGGAATGTAGGTGGGAAATCTCCACCAAGTAATCTGAATCTCGAGGACTGGCTGCGTGCCTCACCTCTTGCAGATATATATGTTCTCGG GTTTCAAGAAATTGTTCCTTTAAATGCGGGAAATGTTCTAGGCACAGAAGACAATGGTCCAGCTAAAAAATGGGTGTCTCTAATTAGAAAGGCACTGAATAATCTTCTGGATGCCAGCAGTAATGGAGGATACCAAACACATTCCCTAGTTTCTAATCCGGTTGTAGAGCAGAACGACCATATTGGATGCTCGTCAACAGGGCAAAGAAATTCATCTTTCTTCCACCGACATTCTTTTCAGTCTTGGGGTCTTAGTATGAGAATGGACGAAGATATCATGGCCCCACAAGTGAGGCTGGATCATCGCTATAGCGTTTGTGATCAGGTTATCTTTGGAAGCAGACAAAGTGATTATGATCCTAGTTATAGATTGAATGGATTCTATGATGATGAGTACATGAATGGAGATTCTCCTGGTGCTGTTGTTTTCTCACCGACATCACATGGCCATGCTGCTTCATCTACCGAGGAGAGAGATGGGTCAACAGGACACTCGAG ATACTGCTTGCTGGCAAGTAAACAAATGGTTGGGATATTTCTCACAGTGTGGGTGAAGAGAGAGATAAGAGACAGCATCCGGAACCTTAAAGTCTCCTGTGTTGGGAGAGGATTGATGGGTTATCTTGGAAACAAG GGTTCAATTTCGATCAGCTTGTCTTTCCACCAAACAAGCTTCTGCTTCATCTGCAGTCATTTGACATCAGGCCAGAAGGAGGGAGATGAGCTTCGAAGGAATTCTGACGTCATGGAGATCTTGAGAAAAACTAGATTCCCACCAGTCCATGGGGATGAGAAGTCACCAGAAACCATCCTTGAACATGA TCGAATTATATGGCTTGGGGACTTAAATTACCGAATTGCTCTTTCACATCGCTCTGCGAAGGCTCTTGTTGAAATGCGAAACTGGAATGCATTGTTGGAGAAAGATCAG CTTCGGTTGGAGCAACGATGTGGTGGTGTCTTTGAGGGCTGGAATGAAGGAAGAATATACTTTCCTCCAACATATAAATATTCAAACAATTCAGATCAATATTCTGGGGATGTCATGAACCAAAAAGAGAAGTGTCGAACGCCTGCATG GTGTGATCGTATTTTATGGTATGGAAGAGGCCTTAACCAGCTGTCTTATTTTCGTGGGGAGTCCAGGTTTTCTGACCATAGACCGGTCTCTAGCATTTTTACAGTAGAGGTCGAGTCAATTAAACATAATCAAATATAA
- the LOC135580792 gene encoding type IV inositol polyphosphate 5-phosphatase 7-like isoform X2 gives MRDWGSKKNKLSWSKSLVRRWFNIKSKAQDFHSDNVFGQGADDEWNTFPVRETCKVGKSKAERPYKESTDQAHRGKFVLDAAEVTETLEYRIFVATWNVGGKSPPSNLNLEDWLRASPLADIYVLGFQEIVPLNAGNVLGTEDNGPAKKWVSLIRKALNNLLDASSNGGYQTHSLVSNPVVEQNDHIGCSSTGQRNSSFFHRHSFQSWGLSMRMDEDIMAPQVRLDHRYSVCDQVIFGSRQSDYDPSYRLNGFYDDEYMNGDSPGAVVFSPTSHGHAASSTEERDGSTGHSRYCLLASKQMVGIFLTVWVKREIRDSIRNLKVSCVGRGLMGYLGNKGSISISLSFHQTSFCFICSHLTSGQKEGDELRRNSDVMEILRKTRFPPVHGDEKSPETILEHDRIIWLGDLNYRIALSHRSAKALVEMRNWNALLEKDQLRLEQRCGGVFEGWNEGRIYFPPTYKYSNNSDQYSGDVMNQKEKCRTPAWCDRILWYGRGLNQLSYFRGESRFSDHRPVSSIFTVEVESIKHNQI, from the exons ATGAGAGATTGGGGTTCAAAGAAAAACAAG CTTTCATGGTCTAAGTCCCTGGTCAGGAGATGGTTCAACATCAAGAGTAAAGCTCAGGACTtccattcggacaatgtttttgGTCAAG GAGCTGATGACGAATGGAATACCTTCCCAGTGagggaaacatgcaaagttgggaaAAGCAAAGCAG AGAGACCGTACAAAGAGAGCACTGATCAAGCTCACAGAGGAAAGTTTGTTCTTGATGCAGCTGAAGTCACTGAGACCCTGGAGTACAG GATTTTTGTTGCCACATGGAATGTAGGTGGGAAATCTCCACCAAGTAATCTGAATCTCGAGGACTGGCTGCGTGCCTCACCTCTTGCAGATATATATGTTCTCGG GTTTCAAGAAATTGTTCCTTTAAATGCGGGAAATGTTCTAGGCACAGAAGACAATGGTCCAGCTAAAAAATGGGTGTCTCTAATTAGAAAGGCACTGAATAATCTTCTGGATGCCAGCAGTAATGGAGGATACCAAACACATTCCCTAGTTTCTAATCCGGTTGTAGAGCAGAACGACCATATTGGATGCTCGTCAACAGGGCAAAGAAATTCATCTTTCTTCCACCGACATTCTTTTCAGTCTTGGGGTCTTAGTATGAGAATGGACGAAGATATCATGGCCCCACAAGTGAGGCTGGATCATCGCTATAGCGTTTGTGATCAGGTTATCTTTGGAAGCAGACAAAGTGATTATGATCCTAGTTATAGATTGAATGGATTCTATGATGATGAGTACATGAATGGAGATTCTCCTGGTGCTGTTGTTTTCTCACCGACATCACATGGCCATGCTGCTTCATCTACCGAGGAGAGAGATGGGTCAACAGGACACTCGAG ATACTGCTTGCTGGCAAGTAAACAAATGGTTGGGATATTTCTCACAGTGTGGGTGAAGAGAGAGATAAGAGACAGCATCCGGAACCTTAAAGTCTCCTGTGTTGGGAGAGGATTGATGGGTTATCTTGGAAACAAG GGTTCAATTTCGATCAGCTTGTCTTTCCACCAAACAAGCTTCTGCTTCATCTGCAGTCATTTGACATCAGGCCAGAAGGAGGGAGATGAGCTTCGAAGGAATTCTGACGTCATGGAGATCTTGAGAAAAACTAGATTCCCACCAGTCCATGGGGATGAGAAGTCACCAGAAACCATCCTTGAACATGA TCGAATTATATGGCTTGGGGACTTAAATTACCGAATTGCTCTTTCACATCGCTCTGCGAAGGCTCTTGTTGAAATGCGAAACTGGAATGCATTGTTGGAGAAAGATCAG CTTCGGTTGGAGCAACGATGTGGTGGTGTCTTTGAGGGCTGGAATGAAGGAAGAATATACTTTCCTCCAACATATAAATATTCAAACAATTCAGATCAATATTCTGGGGATGTCATGAACCAAAAAGAGAAGTGTCGAACGCCTGCATG GTGTGATCGTATTTTATGGTATGGAAGAGGCCTTAACCAGCTGTCTTATTTTCGTGGGGAGTCCAGGTTTTCTGACCATAGACCGGTCTCTAGCATTTTTACAGTAGAGGTCGAGTCAATTAAACATAATCAAATATAA